One genomic window of Microbaculum marinisediminis includes the following:
- a CDS encoding SDR family oxidoreductase yields MSELTGKAAIVTGASRGIGAAAARELARRGAAVVLAARSSREIAGVAEDIVENGGRAIAWTCDVSRYYSVVDTVETCRNEFGRLDILVNNAGVIEPIARIADSDPANWADAVDVNLMGVYHGLRAAIPVMQAQGGGTIVNISSGAATSPLEGWSHYCATKAAVLSLTGCADKEYRDHGIQVVGLSPGTVATDMQVAIKASGINPVSQLDPSVHIPAEWVGQAIAWLCEGGAADFLGTDVSLRSEDIRKAVGLPVA; encoded by the coding sequence ATGAGCGAATTGACCGGAAAGGCCGCGATCGTAACGGGGGCAAGCCGCGGCATCGGCGCCGCCGCAGCACGGGAACTGGCCAGACGCGGGGCCGCCGTCGTGCTGGCGGCGCGTTCGAGCCGGGAGATCGCGGGCGTCGCGGAGGACATCGTCGAAAACGGCGGCAGGGCGATCGCCTGGACATGCGACGTCTCGCGCTATTACAGCGTCGTCGATACCGTCGAGACCTGCCGCAACGAGTTCGGCCGCCTCGATATCCTCGTCAACAATGCCGGCGTCATCGAGCCGATCGCCCGGATCGCCGACTCCGACCCGGCGAACTGGGCGGACGCCGTCGACGTCAACCTGATGGGCGTCTACCACGGCCTGCGCGCCGCCATTCCGGTGATGCAGGCGCAGGGAGGCGGCACCATCGTCAACATCAGCTCGGGCGCGGCCACCAGCCCGCTCGAGGGCTGGAGCCATTACTGCGCGACGAAGGCGGCTGTGCTGTCGCTGACCGGATGCGCCGACAAGGAATACCGCGACCACGGCATCCAGGTCGTGGGCCTCAGCCCCGGCACGGTGGCGACCGACATGCAGGTCGCCATAAAGGCCTCGGGCATCAACCCCGTCAGCCAGCTCGACCCCTCGGTGCACATTCCCGCCGAATGGGTTGGCCAGGCGATCGCCTGGCTGTGCGAGGGCGGCGCGGCCGACTTCCTCGGCACCGACGTCTCGCTTCGCTCCGAGGACATCCGCAAGGCGGTCGGCCTGCCGGTGGCATAG
- a CDS encoding lysophospholipid acyltransferase family protein, which translates to MALRSILFNLAFYANLVLWMVVCLPLILLPRRALLPFMHAWAKSSIWLLRVVAGTRLEVRGAPQRFDGPLLVAAKHQSLFETFALLHCFADPAFILKHELTRIPLFGWWITRIGMIAVRRDKGARALKDMGRDARVQAESGRQVLIFPEGTRRAPGDDPAYKVGVVLLYQEMGVPCLPVALNSGLYWPRRKWQRYPGTILVEFLEVLPAGLPRKEFLARLETAIETASDRLLVEAARAPHPPPLPETARKRLQAIGEAEAR; encoded by the coding sequence GTGGCCCTGCGCTCGATCCTCTTCAACCTGGCCTTCTATGCCAATCTCGTCCTGTGGATGGTCGTCTGCCTGCCGCTGATCTTGCTGCCGCGCCGGGCGCTGCTGCCGTTCATGCACGCCTGGGCGAAAAGCTCGATCTGGCTGCTGCGCGTCGTCGCCGGCACGCGGCTGGAAGTCCGCGGCGCGCCGCAGCGGTTCGACGGGCCGCTGCTGGTCGCCGCCAAGCATCAGTCGCTGTTCGAGACCTTCGCGCTGCTGCACTGCTTCGCCGACCCCGCCTTCATCCTGAAGCACGAACTGACCCGCATTCCGCTGTTCGGCTGGTGGATCACCAGGATCGGCATGATCGCGGTCAGGCGCGACAAGGGCGCGCGGGCGCTGAAGGACATGGGCCGCGACGCGCGCGTGCAGGCGGAGTCCGGGCGCCAGGTGCTGATCTTTCCCGAAGGCACGCGCCGCGCCCCCGGCGACGATCCCGCCTACAAGGTCGGCGTCGTGCTGCTCTACCAGGAAATGGGCGTTCCCTGCCTGCCGGTGGCGCTCAATTCCGGGCTCTACTGGCCGCGCCGCAAATGGCAGCGCTATCCGGGCACGATTCTCGTGGAGTTCCTGGAGGTGCTGCCCGCCGGCCTGCCGCGCAAGGAGTTCCTGGCGCGGCTGGAAACCGCGATCGAGACCGCGTCGGACCGGCTGCTTGTCGAGGCTGCGCGGGCGCCCCACCCGCCGCCGCTGCCGGAGACGGCCAGGAAACGGCTCCAGGCCATCGGCGAGGCCGAGGCCCGGTAG
- a CDS encoding YdcF family protein, translating to MIDSDRSELPLQGADRAGPAHGVRAPRRHGGRRIASVAIGGLLIGAVIAFTIGFVHFVLNVGAIETPRAAERADAIVALTGGADRITYAIQLLGEGRARRLLISGVHPSTSRETLASITPGRAQLFDCCVDLGHAALNTVGNAKEARNWARYNGFTSLIVVTSSYHLPRSLNEISREMPEARLIPYPVVTDQMKVGDWWHNPGTTRLLLAEYVKYLMSMARLRLGGPDTSLEAVRAAASGAGG from the coding sequence ATGATAGACAGCGACCGCAGCGAACTGCCTTTGCAGGGTGCCGACCGGGCAGGTCCGGCGCACGGTGTTCGCGCGCCCAGGCGGCATGGCGGGCGTCGTATCGCCTCGGTGGCGATCGGCGGCCTTCTGATCGGCGCCGTCATCGCGTTCACCATCGGCTTCGTCCATTTCGTCCTCAATGTCGGGGCGATCGAGACGCCGCGCGCCGCCGAACGGGCTGACGCCATCGTCGCGCTGACCGGCGGTGCCGACCGCATAACCTACGCGATCCAGCTCCTGGGCGAGGGCCGTGCCCGGCGCCTGCTCATTTCCGGCGTTCATCCCAGCACCTCGCGCGAGACGCTCGCCAGCATCACGCCGGGCCGGGCGCAATTGTTCGATTGCTGCGTCGATCTCGGCCACGCCGCGCTGAACACCGTCGGCAACGCCAAGGAGGCGCGCAACTGGGCCCGCTACAACGGCTTCACCTCGCTCATCGTCGTCACCTCCAGCTACCATCTGCCGCGCAGCCTCAACGAGATCAGCCGCGAGATGCCGGAGGCCCGCCTGATTCCCTATCCGGTCGTCACCGATCAGATGAAGGTGGGGGACTGGTGGCACAATCCCGGCACCACGCGGCTGCTGCTGGCCGAATACGTCAAATACCTGATGTCGATGGCGCGTCTGCGGCTCGGCGGCCCCGACACCTCGCTCGAGGCCGTGCGCGCCGCCGCCTCCGGCGCCGGCGGCTGA
- a CDS encoding cell division protein FtsX: MALPAERDDLNDETDRSDVYDGFGPAAAIVPASGVSGRALFFVLAIMSFLACITVGTVTVIASAAADWRSDISGEITVQIRPLDGVDTLAAIDKALAVILETDGIESARALSEQELRDLLEPWLGAGVDLEELPVPRLIVVEIDRAAPPDFVELRQRLTGAVPAASLDDHQLWQGRLAVMANTLAVSGAAILVLVLVATVLSVVFATRGAMATNRDIVEVLHLVGAKEAFIAHEFERHFLRLGFRGGLAGGIAATIAFAAIRWISAQFTATPAGDQFDALFGGISIGWAAFVGIALTVLLVAALTAMSSRLTVFHFLKVFD; this comes from the coding sequence ATGGCCCTTCCGGCGGAACGCGACGACCTGAACGACGAGACCGACCGGTCCGATGTCTACGACGGCTTCGGTCCCGCCGCCGCGATCGTACCCGCCTCCGGCGTCTCCGGCCGGGCGCTGTTCTTCGTGCTCGCCATCATGTCGTTCCTGGCCTGCATCACCGTCGGCACCGTCACCGTCATCGCCTCCGCCGCCGCCGACTGGCGTTCCGACATCTCCGGCGAGATCACGGTGCAGATCCGCCCCCTCGATGGCGTCGACACGCTGGCCGCCATCGACAAGGCGCTCGCCGTCATCCTCGAGACGGACGGCATCGAGTCCGCCCGGGCGCTGTCGGAACAGGAGCTGCGCGACCTGCTCGAGCCCTGGCTCGGCGCCGGCGTCGATCTGGAGGAGCTGCCGGTGCCGCGCCTGATCGTCGTCGAGATCGACCGCGCCGCGCCGCCGGACTTCGTCGAACTGCGCCAGCGCCTGACCGGCGCCGTGCCGGCGGCGAGCCTCGACGATCACCAGCTCTGGCAGGGCCGGCTTGCGGTGATGGCCAACACGCTGGCGGTCAGCGGCGCCGCGATCCTCGTCCTGGTCCTGGTCGCCACGGTGCTGTCGGTCGTGTTCGCCACCCGCGGCGCCATGGCCACCAACCGCGACATCGTCGAGGTCCTGCATCTGGTCGGTGCCAAGGAAGCGTTCATCGCCCACGAGTTCGAGCGCCATTTCCTGCGGCTGGGCTTTCGCGGCGGACTTGCCGGCGGCATCGCCGCCACTATCGCCTTCGCCGCGATCCGCTGGATTTCGGCCCAGTTCACCGCGACACCGGCCGGCGACCAGTTCGACGCCCTGTTCGGCGGCATCTCGATCGGCTGGGCCGCCTTCGTCGGGATCGCCCTCACCGTCCTGCTGGTGGCCGCCCTGACGGCGATGAGCTCGCGGCTCACCGTCTTCCATTTCCTGAAGGTTTTCGACTAG
- the ftsE gene encoding cell division ATP-binding protein FtsE — translation MIRFENVGLRYGMGPEVLRDVSFVIDRGSFQFLTGPSGAGKTSLMRLLFLALKPTRGLMSLFDHDVATLSRTDLPTLRRRLGVVFQDFRLLDHLSTYENVALPLRVMGKEETSYRTDVVELLHWVGLGHRVHVHPPVLSGGEKQRAAIARAVITQPELLLADEPTGNVDPTLARRLLRLFMELHRLGTTVVIATHDIGLMDQYDARRFVLNEGRVHIYD, via the coding sequence TTGATCCGTTTCGAAAACGTCGGGTTGCGCTATGGCATGGGGCCGGAGGTCCTGCGCGATGTGTCGTTCGTCATCGACCGCGGCTCGTTCCAGTTCCTGACCGGGCCGTCGGGCGCCGGCAAGACGTCGCTGATGCGGCTGCTGTTCCTGGCGCTGAAGCCCACCCGCGGGCTGATGTCGCTGTTCGACCACGACGTCGCCACCCTGTCGCGCACCGATCTGCCGACGCTGCGGCGCCGGCTCGGCGTGGTGTTCCAGGATTTCCGGCTGCTCGATCATTTGTCGACCTACGAGAACGTCGCCCTGCCCCTGCGCGTAATGGGCAAGGAGGAGACATCCTACCGCACCGACGTCGTCGAGCTTCTGCACTGGGTCGGTCTCGGCCATCGGGTGCACGTCCATCCGCCGGTGCTGTCCGGCGGCGAGAAGCAACGCGCCGCGATCGCCCGCGCGGTGATCACCCAGCCGGAACTGCTTCTGGCCGACGAGCCCACAGGCAATGTCGACCCGACCCTTGCCCGCCGCCTGTTGCGCCTGTTCATGGAGCTGCACAGGCTCGGCACCACCGTGGTGATCGCGACCCACGATATCGGCCTTATGGATCAGTATGATGCACGCCGCTTCGTTCTGAACGAAGGCCGTGTGCATATCTATGACTAG
- a CDS encoding zinc-ribbon domain-containing protein yields MKITCPNCNTSYEVDGATFPPDGRSVRCVKCRNVWHAVAYASEPVVMPPEPDKAAPPPPSRADRVQEPQTGDRAHAESQAEPLGARIVDDGGADAGGDTGETHLDAIEHAAEARARFAAKHAGNGPRIRYRKRGGRGLEAFVFGCILAGLVAAFHYREDVVRTLPSTAGLYSAIGFPVNLRGLEFGKVAQRRDFEDGVPVLIIEGEILNIRDRTMPVPALRFSLRTDGGDELYAWTLEPRQRVLDPDAAMTFRTRLASPPRGADDLQLRFMERDRRIVELGN; encoded by the coding sequence ATGAAAATAACCTGTCCGAACTGCAATACGAGCTACGAAGTCGACGGTGCGACGTTTCCGCCCGACGGCCGCTCGGTTCGCTGCGTCAAGTGCCGGAATGTCTGGCATGCGGTCGCCTATGCATCCGAGCCAGTGGTCATGCCGCCGGAACCGGACAAGGCCGCGCCGCCGCCGCCGAGCCGGGCCGACCGGGTTCAGGAGCCGCAGACCGGCGACCGGGCCCATGCCGAATCACAGGCCGAGCCGCTCGGCGCGCGCATCGTCGACGACGGCGGCGCTGACGCCGGTGGGGATACCGGGGAAACGCACCTCGACGCGATCGAGCACGCCGCGGAGGCGCGCGCCCGATTCGCGGCGAAACATGCCGGCAACGGGCCCCGGATCCGCTACCGGAAGCGCGGCGGACGCGGCCTCGAGGCGTTCGTGTTCGGCTGCATTCTGGCCGGCCTCGTCGCCGCCTTCCACTACCGCGAGGACGTGGTGCGGACACTGCCGTCCACAGCCGGTCTGTACTCCGCGATCGGATTTCCGGTAAACCTGCGCGGACTGGAGTTCGGCAAGGTCGCGCAGCGGCGCGATTTCGAGGACGGAGTGCCGGTTTTGATCATCGAGGGCGAGATCCTCAACATCCGCGACCGGACGATGCCGGTGCCGGCGCTGCGCTTCTCGCTGCGGACCGACGGCGGCGATGAGCTGTACGCCTGGACGCTGGAGCCGCGGCAACGGGTGCTCGACCCGGACGCGGCGATGACCTTCCGAACCCGGCTCGCCTCGCCGCCGCGGGGCGCGGACGATTTGCAGCTGCGCTTCATGGAGCGCGACCGACGGATTGTGGAGCTCGGCAATTGA
- the hpt gene encoding hypoxanthine phosphoribosyltransferase: MERGGHRIRVLYSPEEIAARNGEIAQEIGTRAGPRPLVIAILKGSFVFAADLLRALYTAGLSPEVEFMSLSSYGAGTESSGRVTVLRDIDSDVKGRTVILVDDILESGRTLAYAKDLLAARGADTVLTCVLLDKPGKRAADINPDFVGFTCPDLFVVGYGMDVAHAFRELPFVGIVEERAPDDGAPENGNGGND, from the coding sequence ATCGAACGGGGCGGCCATCGCATCCGGGTGCTGTACTCGCCGGAGGAGATCGCCGCGCGCAACGGCGAGATCGCGCAGGAGATCGGCACCCGCGCCGGGCCGCGGCCGCTGGTCATCGCCATCCTCAAGGGCAGCTTCGTCTTCGCCGCCGACCTGTTGCGCGCGCTCTATACCGCCGGCCTGTCGCCGGAAGTGGAGTTCATGAGCCTGTCGAGCTATGGCGCCGGCACCGAATCGTCGGGCCGGGTCACGGTGCTGCGCGACATCGACAGCGACGTGAAGGGCCGCACCGTCATCCTGGTCGACGACATCCTCGAATCGGGGCGCACGCTCGCCTATGCCAAGGATCTGCTCGCGGCACGCGGCGCCGATACCGTCCTGACCTGCGTTCTGCTCGACAAGCCCGGCAAGCGGGCGGCCGACATCAACCCGGATTTCGTCGGCTTCACCTGCCCCGACCTGTTCGTTGTCGGCTACGGCATGGACGTGGCGCACGCGTTCCGGGAGCTGCCGTTCGTTGGCATCGTGGAAGAGCGTGCCCCGGATGATGGCGCCCCCGAGAATGGCAACGGGGGCAACGACTGA
- a CDS encoding response regulator, producing MSMGQTETVLLVDDDDGVRTFVRRALEIDGYAVQEATDGAEALDLLRGPARGAGLVLSDIVMPVMDGIALALNVARERPEVPVMLMTGYANQRERADGLDEIVHDVVLKPFTLAEIRARVRDVFAVDMADGQNRSSSLSR from the coding sequence ATGAGCATGGGACAGACGGAGACGGTCCTTCTGGTCGACGACGACGACGGCGTGCGCACCTTCGTGCGCCGCGCCCTCGAGATCGACGGTTATGCGGTCCAGGAGGCGACGGACGGCGCCGAGGCGCTCGACCTGTTGCGGGGGCCGGCGCGGGGCGCCGGTCTGGTCCTGTCCGATATCGTCATGCCGGTGATGGACGGCATCGCGCTGGCGCTCAACGTGGCGCGGGAGCGGCCGGAGGTGCCGGTGATGCTGATGACCGGTTACGCCAACCAGCGCGAACGCGCCGACGGGCTCGACGAGATCGTCCATGACGTGGTGCTGAAGCCGTTCACGCTCGCCGAGATCCGCGCCCGGGTCCGGGACGTGTTCGCGGTGGACATGGCCGACGGTCAGAACCGCTCGAGCAGCCTTTCCAGATAG
- a CDS encoding TIGR02302 family protein, whose protein sequence is MADSRDRRSDAGDKATSARRLIQGAIRRAAAAIAFERLWPALLPAVTIVAVYCIVSWLGLWISVPPSIRLGGLALFVLAFLASLWPLARLRLPRPGEARHRVETATGLAHRPLTALEDRLAGTHPSGAVADAATERLWTAHRARAAAGIGRLSAGMPAPRVAARDPYALRAIVVLLFVVSLAWAGPDWRGRLLSAAAPIGPDEAQIARIDAWVSPPRYTSRPPVLLTGSGARPEEGLGANGAAPAPISVPQGSQLVIRAPADAAVAVAAAFGTAESAPVPAAEAESAATAPAEYQIALDENGSVSVSLDGHQALGWRFEVIADRPPSIAFAHPPDFTATQALRLNYTVSDDYGVVGADARFEPLDPRLADADPLVPPPDFPLSLPQLRARSGAAQTIKELSSHPWAGSKVRLRLIARDDAGHEGLSDPVEITLPQRRFYEPLARAIVEQRRNLALDRNAVPMVAGALDALALQPEKNVGDYGVYLGMRSAFWRLRAGDGSEETLRGVIDQLWEVALQIEDGDLSLAAEDLRAAQERLMQALENGASDEEIEQLMAELREALDEFLRELAQRAMENQDQAQQMPMDPNAQTFSRNDLQRLLDAIENMARSGARDSARQMLSDLRNLLENLRNGRMQPGQMQAGPMGEMLDELADLIRRQQELMDQTFQLDQQGQQPGQGQGERGQGQQGEGQQGQGGNQLGQLGQGQGELREALRQLMEKLKELGGQPGNELGQAGEAMGEAEQSLGLGDTGDALDQQGRALDNLRRGAQSMAEALAQGMAQGMGMGQPGPNGRQRTDPFGRPLRTEGPDYGVTVEVPDEIDAQRAREILEELRRRLSDPLRPRLEKDYLERLLERF, encoded by the coding sequence TTGGCCGACTCCCGAGACCGGCGCAGCGACGCCGGCGACAAGGCGACATCAGCACGCAGGCTGATCCAGGGCGCGATCCGCCGCGCCGCGGCGGCGATCGCGTTCGAGCGGCTGTGGCCCGCCCTGCTGCCGGCGGTCACCATCGTCGCCGTCTACTGCATCGTCTCCTGGCTCGGCCTGTGGATCTCGGTGCCGCCCTCCATCCGTCTCGGCGGCCTCGCCCTGTTCGTGCTCGCCTTCCTGGCGTCGCTCTGGCCGCTGGCCCGCCTGCGCCTGCCGCGCCCGGGCGAGGCGCGCCACCGGGTCGAGACCGCCACCGGGCTCGCCCATCGCCCGCTCACAGCGCTCGAGGACCGGCTCGCCGGCACCCATCCCTCCGGCGCCGTTGCCGATGCCGCCACCGAACGCCTGTGGACCGCCCACCGGGCGCGCGCCGCCGCCGGCATCGGCCGGCTGTCGGCGGGCATGCCCGCCCCGCGCGTCGCCGCCCGCGATCCCTATGCCCTGCGCGCCATCGTCGTCCTGCTGTTCGTCGTCTCGCTCGCTTGGGCGGGTCCCGACTGGCGCGGCCGCCTGCTGTCGGCCGCCGCCCCTATCGGCCCGGACGAGGCCCAGATCGCCCGCATCGATGCCTGGGTGTCGCCGCCGCGCTATACCAGCCGCCCGCCCGTTCTGCTGACCGGCAGCGGCGCGCGGCCCGAGGAAGGGCTTGGCGCGAACGGCGCCGCACCGGCCCCGATTTCCGTGCCGCAGGGCTCGCAGCTCGTCATCCGCGCGCCCGCCGATGCCGCCGTCGCGGTCGCCGCCGCCTTCGGCACGGCCGAATCGGCGCCTGTGCCCGCCGCCGAGGCCGAAAGCGCGGCCACCGCGCCGGCCGAGTACCAGATCGCCCTGGACGAGAACGGCTCGGTCAGCGTCAGCCTCGACGGACATCAGGCGCTCGGCTGGCGCTTCGAGGTCATCGCCGACCGCCCGCCGTCGATCGCCTTCGCCCATCCGCCCGACTTCACCGCCACCCAGGCCTTGCGGCTGAACTACACCGTCAGCGACGATTACGGCGTCGTCGGCGCGGACGCCCGCTTCGAGCCGCTCGATCCCCGGCTCGCCGACGCCGATCCGCTGGTGCCGCCGCCCGATTTCCCGCTGTCGCTGCCGCAGCTGCGGGCCCGGTCCGGAGCGGCCCAGACCATCAAGGAACTGTCGAGCCATCCCTGGGCCGGCTCCAAGGTGCGGCTGCGCCTGATCGCCCGCGACGACGCCGGCCACGAAGGCCTGAGCGATCCGGTCGAGATCACCCTGCCGCAGCGCCGCTTCTACGAGCCGCTGGCCCGCGCCATCGTCGAGCAGCGCCGCAACCTGGCGCTGGACCGCAATGCCGTGCCGATGGTCGCCGGCGCCCTCGATGCGCTGGCCCTGCAGCCGGAGAAGAATGTCGGCGACTACGGCGTCTATCTGGGCATGCGCTCCGCGTTCTGGCGGCTGCGTGCCGGCGACGGTAGCGAGGAGACCCTGCGCGGCGTGATCGACCAGCTCTGGGAGGTCGCGCTGCAGATCGAGGACGGCGACCTGTCGCTGGCGGCCGAGGACCTGCGCGCCGCCCAGGAACGGCTGATGCAGGCGCTCGAGAACGGCGCCTCCGACGAGGAGATCGAACAGCTGATGGCGGAGCTGCGCGAGGCGCTCGACGAGTTCCTGCGCGAGCTCGCCCAGCGGGCGATGGAGAACCAGGATCAGGCCCAGCAGATGCCGATGGATCCGAACGCCCAGACCTTCAGCCGCAACGACCTGCAGCGGCTGCTCGACGCCATCGAGAACATGGCGCGCTCCGGCGCGCGCGATTCGGCCCGCCAGATGCTGAGCGACCTGCGCAACCTGCTCGAGAACCTGCGCAACGGCCGCATGCAGCCCGGCCAGATGCAGGCAGGCCCGATGGGCGAGATGCTCGACGAGCTCGCCGACCTGATCCGCCGCCAGCAGGAACTGATGGACCAGACCTTCCAGCTCGACCAGCAGGGCCAGCAGCCCGGCCAGGGCCAGGGCGAACGTGGCCAGGGACAACAGGGCGAAGGCCAGCAGGGCCAAGGTGGCAACCAGCTTGGCCAGCTCGGACAGGGCCAGGGCGAGCTGCGCGAGGCGCTGCGCCAGCTGATGGAGAAGCTGAAGGAGCTCGGCGGCCAGCCCGGCAACGAGCTCGGCCAGGCCGGCGAGGCGATGGGCGAGGCCGAACAGTCGCTCGGCCTCGGCGATACCGGCGACGCGCTCGACCAGCAGGGCCGGGCGCTCGACAACCTGCGGCGCGGCGCCCAGTCGATGGCCGAGGCGCTGGCGCAGGGCATGGCGCAGGGCATGGGCATGGGGCAGCCGGGTCCGAACGGCCGCCAGCGCACCGATCCCTTCGGCCGCCCGCTGCGCACCGAAGGCCCGGACTACGGCGTGACGGTCGAGGTTCCCGACGAGATCGACGCCCAGCGCGCACGCGAGATTCTGGAGGAACTGCGCCGCCGCCTGTCGGATCCGCTCCGGCCGCGGCTGGAAAAGGACTATCTGGAAAGGCTGCTCGAGCGGTTCTGA
- the lysA gene encoding diaminopimelate decarboxylase, translated as MHHFDYRQGVLHAEDVPVPEIAAAVGTPFYCYSTATLERHYRVFTEALAGVPAMVCYAMKANSNQAVLATLARLGAGMDVVSEGELRRARAAGIPGERIVFSGVGKTARELGHALDEDIYCFNIESEPELELLSEIAAARGQTARVSMRINPDVDAKTHRKIATGKAENKFGIPWARAVDVYARAAALPGIRVTGIDLHIGSQITDLGPFEDAFTLLRELIGTLRAEGHVIEHVDLGGGLGIPYVAGNTPPPLPADYGRIIHRHLAELDCRVIVEPGRLIAGNAGMLVTSVIYEKHGADKTFVIVDAAMNDLIRPTLYEAHHEIVPVAEPAADAVRQAVDVVGPVCETGDYLAHDRPLPPLQSGALLAVMSAGAYGAVQASTYNTRLLVPEVLVNGDRFAVVRPRGSYEELIGLDRLPDWL; from the coding sequence ATGCATCACTTCGATTACCGGCAGGGCGTCCTCCATGCCGAGGACGTGCCGGTGCCAGAGATCGCGGCGGCGGTCGGAACGCCGTTCTACTGCTATTCGACGGCGACGCTGGAACGGCACTACCGCGTCTTCACCGAGGCGCTGGCGGGCGTTCCGGCCATGGTCTGCTACGCCATGAAGGCCAATTCCAACCAGGCCGTGCTCGCCACGCTGGCCCGGCTCGGCGCCGGCATGGACGTGGTCTCCGAGGGCGAATTGCGCCGCGCCCGCGCCGCCGGCATCCCCGGCGAGCGCATCGTCTTCTCCGGCGTCGGCAAGACGGCCCGCGAGCTCGGCCACGCGCTCGACGAGGACATCTACTGCTTCAACATCGAATCCGAGCCGGAACTGGAGCTGCTCTCCGAGATCGCCGCAGCCCGCGGCCAGACGGCGCGCGTCTCGATGCGCATCAACCCGGACGTCGACGCCAAGACCCACCGGAAGATCGCCACCGGCAAGGCGGAGAACAAGTTCGGCATCCCCTGGGCCCGCGCCGTCGACGTCTACGCCCGGGCCGCCGCGCTGCCCGGCATCCGGGTCACCGGCATCGACCTGCACATCGGCAGCCAGATCACCGATCTCGGCCCGTTCGAGGATGCCTTCACCCTGTTGCGGGAGCTGATCGGCACGCTGCGCGCCGAAGGCCACGTCATCGAGCATGTCGATCTCGGCGGCGGGCTCGGCATTCCCTATGTCGCCGGCAACACGCCGCCGCCGCTGCCGGCCGACTACGGCAGGATCATCCATCGGCACCTGGCCGAGCTCGACTGCCGCGTCATCGTCGAGCCGGGCCGGCTGATCGCCGGCAACGCCGGTATGCTCGTCACCAGCGTGATCTACGAGAAGCACGGCGCCGACAAGACCTTCGTGATCGTCGACGCGGCGATGAACGACCTGATCCGCCCGACGCTCTACGAAGCCCATCACGAGATCGTGCCGGTCGCCGAGCCCGCGGCCGACGCCGTGCGGCAGGCCGTCGACGTGGTCGGCCCGGTATGCGAGACCGGCGACTACCTGGCCCACGACCGGCCGCTACCGCCGCTGCAATCCGGCGCGCTGCTCGCGGTCATGTCCGCGGGCGCCTACGGCGCGGTGCAGGCCTCGACCTACAACACCCGCCTGCTGGTGCCGGAAGTGCTCGTGAACGGCGACCGGTTCGCCGTCGTCAGGCCGCGCGGCAGCTATGAGGAGCTGATTGGTCTCGACCGCCTGCCGGACTGGCTATAG
- a CDS encoding metallopeptidase family protein, which translates to MARANPFSVWQDRQAPTLDDVQRMAADAFANLPGALRQLCGDIVIQVAEFPEDEVLDDMGLETAYDLLGLFQGTGLAHRGLPYTGEMPNMIWLYRRPLIDYWAESEETLGHLVTHVLIHEIGHHFGLSDDDMEAIEAQARD; encoded by the coding sequence ATGGCGCGCGCGAATCCCTTTTCGGTCTGGCAGGACCGGCAGGCACCGACGCTGGATGACGTCCAGCGCATGGCCGCCGACGCCTTCGCCAATCTGCCAGGTGCATTGCGCCAGCTCTGCGGCGACATCGTCATCCAGGTTGCCGAGTTCCCCGAAGACGAGGTGCTCGACGACATGGGACTGGAGACCGCCTACGACCTGCTCGGCCTGTTCCAGGGCACCGGCCTGGCCCATCGCGGCCTGCCGTATACGGGCGAGATGCCCAACATGATCTGGCTCTATCGCCGGCCGCTGATCGACTACTGGGCGGAATCCGAGGAAACCCTCGGCCATCTGGTCACCCATGTGCTGATCCACGAAATCGGCCACCATTTCGGCCTGTCGGACGACGACATGGAGGCGATCGAGGCGCAGGCCCGGGACTGA